The following proteins are co-located in the Halococcus salsus genome:
- the serB gene encoding phosphoserine phosphatase SerB, whose protein sequence is MNLVAFDFDGTLSNSEMTVLLGEQCGVADEMAAITERAMNDEIEYAESLRERVALLEGLPVEAVEAAFDAVELNPGAADLVNVLNDAGVVTAVLTGGFGRGVEHVLARNETPVDTIVANQLEFDGERLTGEVSGPLVEGTKDDALRTVAGNAGVEVEDTVAVGDGANDLPMLRVAGLAVGYNPKPAVEPHCDVVVESMAELRDVLEARDVL, encoded by the coding sequence ATGAACCTCGTCGCGTTCGATTTCGACGGGACGCTCTCGAACTCGGAGATGACGGTCCTGCTCGGCGAGCAGTGCGGGGTCGCCGACGAGATGGCGGCCATCACCGAGCGCGCGATGAACGACGAGATCGAGTACGCCGAGAGCCTCCGCGAGCGCGTCGCGCTGCTCGAAGGACTCCCGGTCGAAGCCGTCGAAGCCGCCTTCGACGCGGTCGAACTCAACCCCGGTGCGGCCGACCTCGTCAACGTGCTCAACGACGCCGGCGTCGTCACGGCGGTCCTCACGGGCGGCTTCGGCCGGGGCGTCGAGCACGTCCTCGCCCGGAACGAGACCCCGGTCGACACCATCGTCGCGAACCAGCTCGAGTTCGACGGCGAGCGGCTCACCGGCGAGGTCAGCGGCCCGCTGGTCGAGGGGACGAAGGACGACGCGCTCCGGACGGTGGCCGGAAACGCGGGGGTCGAGGTCGAGGACACGGTCGCGGTCGGCGACGGCGCGAACGACCTCCCGATGCTCCGCGTCGCGGGCCTCGCGGTTGGCTACAACCCGAAACCCGCCGTCGAACCCCACTGTGACGTCGTGGTCGAGTCGATGGCCGAGCTCCGCGACGTGCTCGAAGCGCGGGACGTTCTCTGA